In the genome of Podarcis raffonei isolate rPodRaf1 chromosome 17, rPodRaf1.pri, whole genome shotgun sequence, one region contains:
- the LOC128404937 gene encoding nuclear factor interleukin-3-regulated protein-like yields MESLNSPTLCSAGSFPGFHQDGMMQRARALKGKPSANCRRKREFISDEKKDASYWEKRRKNNEAAKRSREKRRFNDLVLENRVMALNEENVRLKTELLQLKLRFGLISTAAFMEKSQQLSAASANAMAHFYESSDGSMYSGSSLSRAHHSEDSSETEQSSRDSGSVSAAKYSSRGSLSDMSDGSSRDSPMPQTLGEAQAVSRAYGEAPPQHHPEPKTPVPRGVILFSANGFTAVAAPQPLFPEREERAGGRSAGEAPKSPCMEQEGHSQREELPPHPGYCTKPPSYSTPSGYLEGDLPQVEHMRKAQEPQSPFEGYSSEESGEERSWGGSPVPYPGPLDAHPDVRTAALPHKLRLKCRAHSSGVQELFPGPSAVPAGCCQEAPVAPDWAAGDRPEEMSALVRQALLLNEPPATGGALERLLCRSSGVHSDNSVPKDLVSRWEEGCHDDGPRAT; encoded by the coding sequence ATGGAGAGTCTCAACTCGCCCACACTGTGCTCGGCAGGGAGCTTCCCTGGATTCCACCAGGACGGCATGATGCAGCGAGCCCGGGCGCTGAAGGGCAAGCCGAGTGCCAACTGCCGACGGAAGCGGGAATTTATCTCTGACGAGAAGAAGGACGCCAGCTACTGGGAAAAGCGCCGGAAGAACAACGAGGCCGCCAAGCGCTCGCGGGAGAAGCGGCGTTTCAACGACTTGGTCCTGGAGAACAGGGTGATGGCGCTGAACGAGGAGAATGTGCGGCTCAAGACAGAGCTCCTGCAGCTCAAGTTGCGCTTCGGCCTCATCAGCACGGCAGCCTTCATGGAGAAGAGCCAGCAGCTGAGCGCCGCCAGCGCCAACGCCATGGCCCACTTCTACGAGAGCAGCGACGGCAGCATGTACTCTGGCAGCTCTTTGTCCCGGGCGCATCACTCGGAGGACTCCTCCGAGACGGAGCAGTCGAGTCGGGACAGCGGCAGTGTGTCCGCAGCCAAGTATTCGTCCCGGGGCTCCCTTTCGGACATGTCGGACGGCTCGTCTCGGGACAGCCCCATGCCGCAGACGCTCGGGGAGGCCCAGGCGGTCAGCCGAGCCTATGGCGAGGCtcccccacagcaccacccagagCCCAAGACCCCGGTTCCTCGCGGGGTCATCCTCTTCAGCGCCAATGGCTTTACCGCAGTGGCAGCCCCCCAGCCTTTGTTTCCGGAGCGGGAGGAGCGGGCAGGAGGACGCAGTGCTGGCGAGGCCCCCAAAAGCCCCTGCATGGAGCAGGAAGGCCACAGCCAGCGGGAGGAGCTGCCCCCCCACCCAGGGTACTGCACAAAGCCCCCCAGCTACAGCACGCCCAGCGGTTATTTGGAGGGGGATCTGCCCCAAGTGGAGCACATGAGGAAGGCTCAGGAGCCCCAATCCCCCTTTGAGGGCTACAGCAGCGAGGAGAGCGGGGAAGAGCGCAGCTGGGGCGGCTCGCCCGTTCCCTATCCGGGGCCGCTGGATGCCCACCCCGATGTCCGGACAGCAGCTCTCCCTCACAAGCTCCGCCTCAAGTGCAGGGCCCACAGTAGCGGCGTCCAAGAGCTGTTTCCTGGTCCTAGCGCTGTCCCGGCCGGCTGCTGTCAGGAAGCTCCTGTGGCACCGGACTGGGCCGCCGGCGACCGGCCCGAGGAAATGTCGGCCTTGGTGCGGCAAGCGCTGCTCCTCAACGAGCCGCCGGCCACAGGGGGCGCCCTGGAGAGACTTTTGTGCCGCAGCTCTGGCGTCCACTCGGACAACTCGGTGCCCAAGGACCTTGTCAGTCGGTGGGAGGAAGGTTGCCATGACGACGGCCCTCGGGCCACTTGA